A region of Athene noctua chromosome 12, bAthNoc1.hap1.1, whole genome shotgun sequence DNA encodes the following proteins:
- the HK3 gene encoding hexokinase-3: MLRGRGARPLPRGAPIGQGGAGGAAGPANGGARRPRALMLLPWQRQRRWQRFPPRRTGRPSASDPPSPSATDAPAMDSPGRRGALSRLGRGPRTSREHSPAAPSSDGPSRWALGPEERGRPALKRWRRDAGRARQGQPPPSVAPEDSPDSIAVVGHSCPLYPRLLCRDCSGRTLQRDDAVETAAPWSRDAEGRSPVSHQLGHRSDGPCCTPVQRALLALTIPLETLQVVKGRMLQAMRKGLSRQMHAQANVRMLPTYICSVPDGTEKGDLLVVELCQSHVRTLRMTLSGYGNQSPEVMYKIFDMPGDIKQGKGEALFDFIAQCVRQFLAGISSPQQRLPLGFVFPFSCRQMGLDKAELICWSKGFSCSDVEGKDVVELLQSAINKQELCHVDVVALMNDTVGTMMTCSTEGEPCEVALVMGTSTNSCFMAEAQQVEMAGKASGQMCVNTEWGCFGDDGSLSDILTPYDQRVDQESANPGEKRFEKLVGSLYLGEIVRHVLTALAAEKALLIGSNIDVLRTKDVLKTQHVLEISNNEEGMAMARSALETLGLQPSEQDCCRVQQICRAVVSRAAALGAAGLAAILSHMRQSRELEQMVVNVGVDSKLYRGHSRFGEILQSVTGLLAPECRATLLPSVDGTGRGAAMVTAVALRLAAQRREVEQLLAPLRLSHADLERVQVLMRREMELGLGRESNANSSVRMLPTYVRSTPDGTERGEFLALDLGGTNFRVLVVRVAQDGIHMASEIYVIPTTVMQGTGEALFDHIIECIMDFQLKQNLMDQVLPLGFTFSFPCQQLGLDKAVLLSWTKGFSASGCVGQDVVHLLREAAQRKQHLGLKVVAVVNDTVGTMMSCGYEDPKCEIGLIVGTGTNACYMEEMENVGTVEGEQGRMCINMEWGAFGDNGCLDDFFTNFDRLVDEKTINMGKQRFEKLISGMYLGEIVRHVLLALVEKQVLFRGKPCPKLQTRDIFQTKFLSTIETDGLALQKVRAILQDLDLQASFEDSILVREVCQTVSLRAAQLCAAGLAAVVEKMRENRGLARLSVTVGVDGTLYKMHPHFSQNLQKMLRDLAPNCTVTLLQSEDGSGKGAALVAAVAWREAEL, from the exons AtgctgcgcggccgcggggcgcggCCCCTCCCGCGGGGCGCCCCCATTGGCcagggcggggccggcggcgcggcggggccggccaaTGGCGGGGCGAGGCGCCCGCGGGCGCTGATGCTGTTGCCATGGCAACGGCAGCGGCGTTGGCAACGGTTCCCCCCGCGCCGCACCGGCCGCCCCTCGGCCAGCGACCCCCCATCCCCCTCGGCCACCGACGCCCCAGCCATGGACAGCCCCGGCCGCCGCGGTGCCCTGTCCCGGTTGGGCCGGGGGCCGAGGACCTCCCGGGAGCACAGTCCCGCCGCACCCAGCTCGGACGGCCCCTCCCGGTGGGCGCTGGGCCCGGaggagcggggccgcccggcccTGAAGCG GTGGAGGCGAGacgcaggcagggccaggcaggggcaGCCCCCTCCTTCCGTAGCCCCGGAGGACAGCCCCGACTCCATCGCTGTCGTGGGGCACAGCTGCCCCCTCTACCCCCGGCTGCTTTGTCGCGATTGCAGTGGGAGGACACTGCAAAGGGACGATGCCGTCGAGACCGCGGCCCCATGGAGCAGGGACGCAGAGGGGAG GTCCCCAGTGAGCCATCAGCTGGGCCACCGGAGCGATGGGCCCTGCTGCACACCG GTACAACGAGCCCTGCTAGCGCTCACCATCCCTCTGGAGACGCTGCAGGTGGTGAAGGGCCGCATGCTGCAGGCCATGCGCAAGGGGCTGAGCCGCCAGATGCACGCACAGGCCAACGTGCGGATGTTGCCCACTTACATCTGCTCTGTGCCCGATGGCACCG AGAAGGGTGACTTGCTGGTGGTAGAGCTGTGCCAGAGCCACGTCCGTACCCTGCGGATGACCCTCTCAGGCTATGGGAACCAGAGCCCCGAAGTGATGTACAAGATCTTTGACATGCCAGGGGACATCAAGCAGGGCAAGGGGGAAGCG CTCTTTGACTTCATCGCACAATGCGTGCGCCAGTTCCTGGCTGGTATCAGCAGCCCCCAGCAACGCCTCCCCTTGGGCTTCGTCTTCCCCTTCAGCTGCAGGCAGATGGGGCTGGACAAG GCTGAACTCATTTGCTGGTCCAAGGGCTTCAGCTGCAGTGACGTGGAGGGGAAGGATGTTGTGGAGTTGCTGCAGTCAGCCATCAACAAGCAGGAG CTCTGCCATGTGGATGTTGTTGCCCTGATGAACGACACTGTGGGCACCATGATGACCTGCAGCACGGAGGGGGAACCCTGTGAGGTCGCCTTGGTTATGG GCACGAGCACCAACAGCTGCTTCATGGCCGAGGCACAGCAGGTGGAGATGGCAGGGAAGGCCAGCGGGCAGATGTGTGTCAACACTGAATGGGGCTGCTTTGGAGACGATGGCTCCCTGAGCGACATCCTGACCCCCTATGACCAGCGTGTGGACCAGGAATCTGCCAACCCCGGGGAGAAGAG GTTTGAGAAACTGGTGGGTAGCCTGTACCTGGGGGAGATCGTCCGGCATGTGCTGACTGCCCTGGCTGCTGAGAAAGCACTCCTCATTGGGAGCAACATTGACGTCCTGAGGACCAAGGATGTACTCAAGACCCAGCATGTGCTGGAGATCAGCAA CAATGAGGAAGGCATGGCCATGGCACGGAGCGCTCTGGAGACTCTGGGGCTGCAGCCGAGCGAGCAGGATTGCTGCCGGGTGCAGCAGATCTGCCGGGCGGTGGTGAGCCGTGCCGCCGCGCTTGGTGCCGCCGGGCTGGCTGCCATCCTCAGCCACATGCGCCAGAGCCGGGAGCTGGAGCAGATGGTGGTCAATGTGGGGGTGGACAGCAAATTGTACCGGGGCCACAGCAG GTTTGGGGAGATCCTGCAGAGTGTGACAGGGCTGCTGGCCCCTGAGTGCAGGGCCACCCTCTTGCCCTCAGTGGATGGGACCGGGCGGGGAGCAGCCATGGTGACAGCGGTGGCTCTGCGCCTGGCGGCCCAGCGCCGCGAGGTGGAACAGCTGCTGGCCCCACTGCGGCTCAGCCACGCCGACCTGGAGCGTGTCCAGGTGCTGATGAGGCGGGagatggagctggggctgggccgTGAGAGCAATGCCAACTCCTCCGTCCGCATGCTGCCCACCTATGTCCGCAGCACACCCGATGGCACTG AGCGAGGAGAATTCCTGGCGTTGGACCTGGGGGGGACCAATTTCCGGGTGCTGGTGGTGCGTGTGGCACAGGACGGCATCCACATGGCCAGCGAGATCTATGTCATCCCCACCACCGTCATGCAGGGCACCGGCGAGGCG CTCTTTGACCACATTATCGAGTGCATCATGGACTTCCAGCTGAAGCAGAACCTGATGGACCAGGTCCTGCCACTGGGCttcaccttctccttcccctgccagcagctgggcctGGATAAG GCAGTACTGCTGAGCTGGACCAAAGGCTTCAGCGCCTCGGGCTGCGTGGGGCAGGATGTGGTCCATCTGCTGCGGGAGGCTGCCCAGCGCAAACAG CACTTAGGGCTGAAGGTGGTGGCTGTTGTCAATGACACGGTGGGAACCATGATGTCCTGTGGCTATGAAGACCCCAAATGTGAAATCGGCCTCATCGTTG ggacagggaccaATGCCTGCTACATGGAGGAGATGGAGAACGTGGGCACCGTGGAGGGGGAGCAGGGCCGCATGTGCATCAACATGGAGTGGGGAGCCTTTGGGGACAATGGCTGCCTGGATGACTTCTTCACCAACTTTGACCGGCTGGTGGATGAGAAAACCATCAACATGGGCAAGCAGAG GTTCGAGAAGCTCATCAGTGGCATGTACCTGGGTGAGATTGTGCGTCATGTCCTTCTGGCGCTGGTGGAGAAACAGGTCCTGTTTCGTGGCAAGCCCTGCCCTAAGCTCCAAACCAGGGACATCTTCCAGACTAAGTTCCTCTCCACCATCGAGAC GGATGGGCTGGCTCTGCAGAAGGTACGGGCCATCCTGCAGGACCTGGACCTCCAGGCCAGCTTTGAGGACAGCATACTGGTGCGGGAAGTGTGCCAGACCGTGTCCCTGCGAGCGGCCCAGCTCTGCGCTGCCGGCCTGGCTGCCGTGGTGGAGAAGATGCGGGAGAACCGGGGCCTGGCCCGGCTGTCCGTCACCGTGGGGGTGGATGGCACCTTGTACAAGATGCACCCAca cttCTCCCAGAACCTCCAGAAGATGCTGCGGGACCTGGCACCCAACTGCACCGTCACCCTCCTGCAGTCGGAGGATGGTTCAGGGAAAGGGGCCGCGCTCGTGGCGGCCGTGGCCTGGCGTGAGGCCGAGCTCTAG